A single window of Silvimonas iriomotensis DNA harbors:
- the hutC gene encoding histidine utilization repressor: MPVQRPAPAYARIKDYVRRQIETGAWPAGSVIPSEHDLVKQFGVSRMTVHRALRELTADQLLSRVQGAGTFVNAKRYQSTLIQIRSIAAEIESRGDVHSSAVLLLERTTDPAALSTLGLTGNEYAYHSCIVHFENGEPIQVEDRYVNPHLYPRYLEQDFAQLTPSDYMTREAPLQRAEYVITARLPDAGIRQHLRMLAGDPCLVLQRRTWAHEQIATDVTLWHPGARFQFSGSF; encoded by the coding sequence ATGCCCGTTCAACGCCCCGCGCCTGCTTATGCCCGCATCAAGGACTACGTGCGGCGGCAGATTGAAACTGGCGCCTGGCCCGCTGGCAGCGTGATCCCGTCCGAACATGACCTCGTCAAACAGTTTGGCGTGTCCCGCATGACCGTACACCGGGCACTGCGTGAACTGACGGCAGACCAGTTGCTCTCCCGGGTTCAGGGCGCCGGCACGTTTGTGAACGCCAAACGCTACCAGTCCACGCTGATCCAGATCAGGAGCATTGCCGCTGAAATAGAAAGCCGCGGCGACGTGCACAGCAGCGCAGTATTACTGCTGGAGCGCACCACCGACCCCGCTGCCCTGAGCACGCTGGGTCTGACCGGCAATGAGTACGCGTATCACTCCTGTATTGTGCATTTTGAAAACGGCGAACCGATCCAGGTCGAAGACCGCTACGTCAACCCGCACCTCTACCCGCGTTATCTGGAGCAAGACTTTGCCCAGCTCACGCCCAGTGATTACATGACGCGTGAGGCCCCGCTGCAACGCGCCGAATACGTCATCACCGCGCGCCTGCCCGATGCCGGCATCCGCCAGCACCTGCGCATGCTGGCGGGCGATCCGTGTCTGGTCTTGCAGCGGCGCACCTGGGCGCATGAGCAGATCGCCACCGATGTCACGCTCTGGCATCCTGGCGCCCGCTTCCAGTTTTCCGGATCGTTCTGA
- a CDS encoding GGDEF domain-containing protein — translation MTSPAFLIAVTALLNFMMLLVLMSLRRSGLPGVREWLWANVLELAALGCYLASPLGFAFIPIVLGNALLGAAICMFYAGCRRFAQLSVPVRPLLISLVVYTIILGALRFYVDYFNLRVVVTSIYHGTLDVMIGYTILRHHPKTRSTHGHDFTGGFALVLALAYLARCVLYLLHPELKYWFTDYSALNLTFLALGAVVIPGLTMGAVVMAHDAILTASEEVASRDFLTNALSRKAFIEQATRQMATAARSGRPVSLLLLDIDHFKSINDRFGHAVGDEVLRDFTLIMHSALRAADCLGRLGGEEFGLLLYGASPAEARSISERLRALVEANTMRIGDNLASYTMSGGLAHWSVEESLQELTLRADTALYQAKDAGRNRIVVSQPTAPTTPPEHER, via the coding sequence ATGACGAGCCCCGCCTTTCTTATCGCTGTGACGGCACTGCTCAACTTCATGATGCTGCTGGTGCTGATGTCGTTGCGTCGCAGCGGCCTGCCCGGCGTGCGTGAATGGTTGTGGGCCAATGTGCTGGAACTGGCCGCGCTGGGTTGCTATCTGGCTTCGCCGCTGGGGTTTGCGTTCATTCCCATCGTGCTGGGCAACGCCTTGCTGGGCGCGGCGATCTGCATGTTTTATGCCGGTTGCCGCCGCTTTGCCCAGCTCAGCGTGCCGGTGCGCCCGCTTCTGATCAGCCTGGTGGTGTACACGATTATTCTGGGCGCGCTGCGTTTTTACGTGGATTACTTCAATCTGCGCGTGGTGGTAACCTCCATTTACCATGGCACGCTCGATGTCATGATTGGCTACACCATCCTGCGCCATCATCCCAAGACCCGCTCCACCCACGGCCATGACTTCACCGGTGGCTTTGCGCTGGTGCTGGCCCTGGCGTATCTGGCCCGCTGCGTGCTGTATCTGCTGCACCCGGAGCTGAAATACTGGTTCACGGATTACTCGGCGCTCAATCTGACCTTCCTGGCGCTGGGCGCAGTGGTGATCCCCGGCCTGACCATGGGCGCAGTGGTCATGGCCCATGACGCCATCTTGACTGCATCTGAAGAAGTGGCCAGCCGCGACTTCCTGACCAACGCACTCTCACGCAAGGCGTTTATCGAGCAGGCCACGCGCCAGATGGCCACGGCGGCGCGCAGCGGGCGGCCGGTATCGTTGTTGCTGCTGGATATCGATCACTTCAAATCCATCAATGACCGTTTTGGTCACGCCGTCGGCGACGAAGTCCTGCGCGATTTCACGCTGATCATGCACAGCGCCCTGCGCGCGGCAGATTGTCTTGGCCGTCTGGGCGGGGAAGAGTTCGGCCTGTTGCTTTACGGCGCCAGCCCGGCTGAAGCGCGGTCTATCTCTGAACGCCTGCGCGCACTGGTCGAGGCCAATACCATGCGCATTGGCGATAACCTGGCCTCTTACACCATGAGCGGCGGTCTGGCGCACTGGTCGGTTGAAGAGAGCCTGCAAGAACTGACGCTGCGGGCCGATACCGCGCTGTACCAGGCCAAAGACGCCGGCCGCAACCGCATTGTGGTCTCGCAACCCACCGCCCCCACCACCCCGCCCGAACACGAGCGCTGA